A region from the Cannabis sativa cultivar Pink pepper isolate KNU-18-1 chromosome 9, ASM2916894v1, whole genome shotgun sequence genome encodes:
- the LOC133031357 gene encoding uncharacterized protein LOC133031357, with amino-acid sequence MTIDKSWISWRKRGKEYWDCLQVFLAMASNYKNSDGKIRCPCVKCLNTRFEPLNIVEAHVFDWGFDNGYQKWIYHGESETEVVARTEAVEHILDDEDDEMIPIVEDFIRPTTEDVQRNSDSFQYYDELFEEIEAELYPGCHWISSLNFLAKLLHLKVRGKIPIGVFDELLKLLNLAFPKGNKIPSTYYEAKKRLKKLGLGYESIHVCEHDCCLFYKEHATKDACPICGTSRWITSTKANGKRVPRKVLRYFPLTPRLKRLYGSRHTAKHMVWHHTGKSKDERVMRHPVDGIAWKDFDAKHPDFASEPRNIRLGLAADGFNPFGNMSLAYSMWPVVLANYNLPPWMCMKDNNFMLALLIPGPKSPGKDMDVFLRPLVDELKELWVDGVDTRDCRTNTVFKLRAALLWTINDFPARSSLSGWSGQGYKACPTCNEDTSSIRVIGKTSYVGHRRFLPSNHRFRRDTNFDGEIERRHPPRRFTCEEILEQVNKLVPQVPGKHDQFGGVKRRRVAEDQNWRKKSIFYELEYWWSNTLKHNIDVMHVEKNVCDSLLGTILDNEKSKDTTNARHDLKKLGIRERMWIYEDDNGKLMKPHAPYVLKADEKLKFCQFIKDVKFPDGFCSNLKKKVNNDLSNVLGLKSHDCHVIIQRLLAIGVRKFLPKDVSTTIAELCNFFRQVCSRTINFKDMEEAQKDLILILCKLELIFPPAFFDIMIHLVLHLPEEAILGGPVFMRWMYPFERYMKKLKNYVGNKARPEGSIAESYVADEALTFCSMYFKGVETKFNRLDRNEDEVIPRILTVFQSQCRPLTRSNIMPLDRKTREKAEWFIFDNSPEIRPYLE; translated from the coding sequence ATGACGATTGATAAGTCTTGGATTTCTTGGAGAAAACGCGGTAAAGAATATTGGGATTGTCTACAAGTATTTTTGGCGATGGCTTCAAATTATAAGAATTCTGATGGGAAAATTAGATGTCCTTGTGTTAAGTGCTTAAATACTCGATTTGAGCCTTTAAACATTGTGGAAGCGCATGTATTTGATTGGGGTTTTGATAATGGTTATCAAAAGTGGATTTACCACGGGGAGTCAGAAACAGAAGTTGTTGCACGGACGGAAGCTGTTGAGCATATTttagatgatgaagatgacgagATGATTCCCATTGTTGAAGATTTCATTCGACCAACAACTGAAGATGTTCAACGCAATTCTGATTCTTTTCAATATTACGACGAGTTATTTGAAGAGATTGAAGCTGAATTGTATCCTGGATGCCATTGGATTTCTTCACTTAACTTTCTAGCAAAGTTATTGCATTTGAAAGTTCGTGGAAAAATTCCTATCGGCGTATTTGatgaattattaaaattattgaatCTTGCTTTTCCGAAAGGAAATAAAATTCCATCGACATACTATGAGGCTAAAAAGAGactaaaaaaattaggtttaggCTATGAGTCTATTCATGTGTGCGAGCATGATTGTTGCTTGTTTTATAAAGAGCATGCCACTAAAGATGCTTGTCCAATTTGTGGAACTAGTCGATGGATTACTTCAACAAAAGCTAATGGAAAAAGGGTGCCACGTAAGGTGTTGCGCTATTTTCCATTGACACCTCGGTTGAAAAGATTATATGGTTCAAGACATACTGCAAAACACATGGTATGGCATCATACTGGAAAATCGAAGGATGAACGAGTGATGCGTCACCCGGTTGATGGGATTGCTTGGAAGGACTTTGATGCTAAACATCCTGATTTTGCCAGTGAACCTAGAAATATTCGCTTAGGTTTAGCTGCTGATGGctttaatccatttggcaacatgagccTAGCATATAGTATGTGGCCTGTCGTGTTAGCAAACTATAATCTTCCACCTTGGATGTGCATGAAAGACAATAATTTCATGTTGGCCCTACTAATTCCTGGACCAAAATCACCAGGAAAAGACATGGATGTTTTTCTAAGACCATTGGTGGATGAGCTGAAAGAGTTGTGGGTTGATGGAGTTGATACGAGAGATTGTAGGACAAACACTGTGTTCAAGTTGCGTGCAGCCCTTTTATGGACTATTAATGATTTTCCTGCTCGAAGTAGTTTGTCTGGATGGAGTGGTCAAGGATACAAGGCTTGTCCAACGTGTAACGAAGACACTTCTTCGATACGAGTGATTGGTAAGACATCATATGTAGGTCACAGAAGATTCTTGCCCAGTAACCATCGATTTAGAAGGGACACCAACTTTGATGGAGAAATTGAAAGAAGACATCCACCAAGACGTTTTACTTGTGAGGAAATTCTCGAACAAGTAAACAAACTTGTGCCACAAGTTCCTGGAAAACATGACCAATTTGGTGGTGTAAAACGCAGACGAGTTGCAGAAGATCAAAATTGGAGGAAAAAAAGTATCTTTTATGAGCTTGAGTATTGGTGGTCAAATACTTTGAAACACAATATTGATGTGATGCATGTTGAGAAGAATGTGTGTGACAGTCTGTTGGGCACAATCTTGGACAACGAGAAATCAAAGGACACAACTAACGCAAGACATGATTTGAAGAAATTAGGAATAAGGGAACGGATGTGGATTTATGAAGATGATAATGGCAAGTTAATGAAGCCACACGCCCCTTACGTCCTCAAAGCTgatgaaaaattgaaattttgtcaATTTATCAAGGATGTGAAGTTTCCCGATGGATTTTGctcaaatttgaagaagaaagtgAACAATGATTTATCAAATGTTCTTGGATTGAAGTCTCACGATTGTCATGTAATTATACAAAGATTATTGGCAATTGGTGTTCGTAAGTTTCTCCCTAAAGATGTATCGACAACTATTGCTGAATTATGCAACTTTTTCAGGCAAGTATGTTCAAGAACCATAAACTTTAAAGATATGGAGGAAGCACAAAAAGACCTTATTTTGATATTGTGTAAGTTGGAGTTGATTTTTCCTCCAGCTTTTTTTGATATCATGATTCATTTGGTCTTACATTTGCCTGAAGAAGCAATTTTGGGTGGACCTGTGTTTATGAGATGGATGTACCCTTTTGAGAGgtacatgaaaaaattgaagaattatGTTGGAAATAAAGCTCGTCCTGAAGGGTCAATAGCTGAAAGCTATGTTGCAGATGAGGCATTGACATTCTGCTCTATGTATTTTAAGGGGGTAGAAACCAAATTTAACCGACTTGATCGCAACGAAGATGAAGTGATTCCTAGAATTCTTACCGTCTTCCAATCACAATGTCGTCCCTTAACAAGATCAAATATCATGCCTCTAGACAGAAAGACTCGTGAAAAGGCTGAGTGGTTCATCTTTGACAATTCACCTGAAATCAGACCATATTTAGAGTAA